Below is a window of Malania oleifera isolate guangnan ecotype guangnan chromosome 1, ASM2987363v1, whole genome shotgun sequence DNA.
cattttggtaagttccctaaccCTATATAGCTGTTTTTAATTCAAATGTTTTTtgacttttaatatactagccaattaataattgtctaacattgtaattatATTACCTATacatgcaggaggagtttgatatggacatcctcgaggatgaccatgtgaggagggaggtcgacgtccaattgtgtaataaatttaagagctatcgctcgaaaatgcgctcccattttcgagtgatgggagatgaagtagaagcgcggccatacgatatgatatcccaacaagattgggacgtggtgtgtcgccatttccatgacccacactatcaggtgatgtgtttgttttataatcactaatttttcacaatgttGTCGCTAATATGTCGTCATTAcgtcttccttgtaggccatatgtgaaacaaatgctgcgaaccgcagcaaactccctacgatgcaTTGTGGTGGATCAAAGCTATTCGTAAACcatcgccaggtaattactatatataaaattatctgaccattacatgacataatactaatgatgacttatatgataCTGTAGCGTGATCTCGAGACTGGCACAGAGGAGCGAGGGTGCACAAGACcaacatgtaagtgaagcaaaagatttagtttattactttattcaaaacatcaatgttgtagtcttacttattcctttttatcattttcatgattgaaattaggcacggatggtcgagttgagggatgcacctgtttcaagGGGGAGTCCGCACATGACAGCCAGAGGTGGTAAATCCAAAAGCACTAAGTTGGCCACAGATTTGGGTAATCACAAGAACAGAAGAAAGATTGAAAAATCTAGTGCTAGAGTCAGTACAACAAGAGGCAAATAGATTAGTTATAACAGAACCTCTAAGTGATTATACTCCTAGTAGAACAAGTGTATCAAGAGAGGAAAATATTAATTTAGAAACAAGATCAGAAGAACTTGGACCATCTGAATTAAGACCCTCAAGTAGCAGAAGGGTATTTGGTCAGAGAACCATAAGGATCCCTATCTATGTAGATGAGGAAGAAGACCAATCCCATATAGCATATATAAGAGCATCCATTTTGAGTGCCAAAAATTGAAGAAAGGGAAATTTTGGTGAATATTTCTATTAGTAAGATAGAATGCACAGCCCTCATTGATACCAAATGTATGTGGTCTTGCACTAGGATCAGGTTTCCAGAAGTAACTTGGGAGTCAGAGAATCTTCAAGCCATAATTGGCAACAGTACATTACTCCGGATAGGAGAGATTGCCAAAAATGTGTAGATTAGGATGAATGACAAAGATTATGAGGAGCAGATTCTTTGCTTAATTTcagaattaccaaatgattttctATTAGGAATTGTGTTTCTTAGAAAATATCAGCCATTTACGATATTTTCAGAAGGAATAATCCTAGATAACCATTTCATCCTTAAGTCATCAGGTActaatataagaaattatatgtTAGTCGAGGATAGGAGGAATGATTATTAGGAAAAGCTTGATAATTGGAAGGAATTGGTTTTAGAAAGGATCCTAAAGATAAATCaggtagaagaagaagaaagtaatcttgaAGAAGTCAAGAAGATGCTTTCAGAAAATTGGTCGGAGAATCTGCAGACATTATGGCAGAAGGTCATGCCAAATCACATTAAATTTATGTGTTTTGTTACTTTATCTATCTCTTTGTTTTCCATACTATTTATTATAATTGGCGCACGtttcacaatatttaaaaatcTTACACTCTAAAGACAATACTTCTAGAAATATAAATTctcaaatttgatttttaaattaggatcattttatattattattgagaTAATCATGCGCATGaggtatatttattttatattttttctaagactaataataaaataattatgtattctcaaaatattttttaagttggGCAAGTGGCACttcacaaaaaaacaaaaaaacaaaaaaacaaaacaaagcaaAGGGTGTGTGCGCAATATTTTTAGCTCAAAATtcaataatatataaaattgaatattaaaaaatACTCAACCCATTAAAACTGCACTaccaaaaacaacaaaaaaaaaaaagattataaactactatatatattttaaaaagattaattcaaattttctttttttttttttaataattataaaaagatTATAATTTTCTTGATAAGAGTCTAAACTATTAGTTGAGttggtatttttttaattaattttttttcattcctcttactttttttataatttttttgttgaaaacataaattttatttaatggataattattaaatattaatttttcccATAACAACCTCTCAACACAAATTATAAATATGCAATTCATACATGTGTGAgtcatttctttcttcttttattattttaacattaCTCATTTTAACATAAATTCTTATGCTTAACCAAACGTGAAAATAAAACAAGATATCACGtttcaaaaatgttgaaaattttctcGAACCGAATGCTCCCTTAAATGTTAAGTTAAGATTCATCTTCACGCATTAATAAGTGAATGCGGGAAGAAATTCTCTACAATAATTTGTTGTCATATACCATGTAGTTGTGGCACTAGTAGTAAATTTGAAGAAATTCAGTTAATATTGATTAATAATCCTAAATGTTTGTTGCGTATGCATGGCTTTGCCCCTCCTCGTGCAGCGCACATTTTCTTAATAAATGTTATATTGCACAACCAAAAGTCTCTTAATTATTTTGAAGACTCAGTAGTATGATGGCCCAACAATTTGTCTTCACTCCCCACTCAAAATCCAATCGTCCATTCACTATCtgcttttttcatttttttttctttcattttttttttccctgccCCCAGCCAGTTGGAAGACCAGATGTTTCTAATTTGACACTGCCATCCCCTTCATATGAAATTTCCACCTTCACACTCTGtttctcacaaaaaaaaaaataaataaataatgaaataaGAAACTTAATTGACCTTTCAATTTTACAGAATGGTTGAGTAAATTTGCACATTTCGAGAAAGCAGAATAATTTTTATTACAGTCTGCATTTAGCTCTCAATTTTGATGAGCGGATCCTAAACTAATTGATGATTAATTTTGAGAATCTATTCTCACTTTTTCTTTTGATAGTCATTGATCTGATCACGACTAAACTAACAATAATATTTGTTTCGAATCCAACCTTTTAGTGACTCCCGCCAAGGATTTTTGTTGATAGCTCACTGCATAAAAGATAGGTTAATAACTTTTTAAAAGAATTTCCAATCTTAGCTCCATATTGGACTAGCTAACTAGTTGCGGAACCCTCCAATGAGTTGTATATTTGTAACTGTAAAAACTTTGGACAAAAAAGAATTTTAGTTTGAAATATTTGATCCTTTATTATTTAAGATGCAATATGATATCCTCAACACCAGATTAATTAATGTCTCATTGCTTATTGCTAATTGCATTTATACTCCAGCTATTATTTTTTACACATATAATTTAACATACTCTTTCCAACCACTAAAAACCCTAGGCACAAAAATCAATTTCTTCTGCCTTTCATGTTCAATATGTAAAGATGAAATCATTTTCATCAACACACATACAACTTTTTTATTTCTGTTAACGTTGTAGCAAATTAGTATGACATgcaaaatatatatttactaCTACATTTAAGACAAGCTTGAATTACATACTATCTTCAAGAAACATATTGCATATATAGCCCGATAATTAAATAGTGCAAGATATATATATTAAGGTTTGCATCACTCACTAGTTAAAAACATTCAAAATGAAATTCTTCTTAGTCCCTACTTGCAACCACTTCTCCTCAATCTTTTCACCTTCTTCTTTTCAACCCCCTCAATGATGTGAACGAACCAATTAGGTTTTCCagttaaaaacataaaaaaccCAGCAACCAatccaaacacaattccaaaacCATATCCAATCAATGCCGCTTCCCAAAAGGATCCACTTACAGAGTGTGAGTCATCATCTTGTTGGAACATAAAAGATGTTGGTGTTGTCGCATTATCATTTCTGCAAGTTTTCGATAGTGGAAACCCGCACAATCCCAAGTTTCCAGAATATGAAGAGTTTGAAAATGTATCAAATTGGGTGCTTCGAGGTATGGGCCCAAACAGTTGGTTTTGGGAGAGGTTTAAGACTCCTAAAGTTGACAAACTTGCCAATTGCTTAGGAATCTCACCGCCAAGGTTGTTTGAAGATAAATCCAACCATTCAAGTGTTGTCAAATTTCCCAGTGACATTGGAATATCACCTGTAAGACTATTGTGTGAAAAGTTGAGTCCTCGAAGTGATTTAAGCTTTCCAATTGACTTTGGAATCTTCCCATTGAAACTATTATTTGACATATCAATCATTGTGAAGATTGTCAGAATTTTCTCCATGCGAAAATCAGAACCTTTCATCGTTAGCACCATGGAATCTTGATAATAAGCATTTGTACTTATATATTGCAATTTGTATTTAGATTCATCCACATTCATCATGCCTTTCCAGCTTTCAAAATGCTTTAATGGCAAATTACCACTAAAATTATTTGAAGACAAGTCAACGACGCACAACTCGGATAAGGAAAATTGAGTCTTCGAACTGCTCCCTATGGACCCTATGGGGCCATGAAATTTGTTGGACCGCAAGATAAGGACATGCAACTTTGGGAGGCTTCCCAACCAATAGGGGAACGTGTCAACTATTTTGTTGTTTGCAAGGTCTAGAACTTCCAACTCCATACAATTGACCAAAGATTGCGGCAATTTTCCTTCTAGTTGATTGCTACTCAGGCCAAGATTTCTTAAGGTGCTGCCCTTTGCAAAAGTGTCAGGAATGGTACCCTTAAATTGATTCATACGAAGATCTAAAACTGAAAGAAAATGACTAAAGTTTCCCAAACATGGTGGAATCATGCCACCCAAGCTGTTGTTGGATAAATTGAGGACTCTAAGGGAGCTTGCATTACAAATCAAAGAAGGAATATCTCCTGTTAGTTGATTATTTGAGATAAAAAAGTATTCCATGGAGGATGGTGGAATTAGGAATGATCCTTGAATCAtgttggtttgaaaatcaaggaACCATAAATTCTTCCAAGGAAGTTTATCTACACGTGTCAAAAAGTTATGAGAAAGATTTAAAAGGGTCAGTGAATTACTCCACATGTTGAATGCCCATTTCGGGATCTCTCCAGCGATTTTGTTAGTAGATAGGTCCAAATATTTTAGGTTCTTTAAGCCTCTTAGATTTGGAAATTTCCTTATGTTGCAAGAGGACAAACGTAGTTCAGTCAAATTGGGGAAGGAAAGGTTGATGTTGTCAGTTTCAGTCAATGACAAATTGTTGTTTGAAATACTAAGAAACTCGAGGTTTTTCAAGATAGAGAAAAATTTGAGCTCTAAGATGCCACCTAAATTATTTGATGAAAGATCAAGATATATTAGGTTGAGGAGCTTGAGGATTGAGTTTGGGATGGGACCATAGAGCTTGTTGTGTGATAAATCTATCCTCACAAATGAAAAAGATTGAAACTTAGGAATGGGACCAGTAAGTTGATTCCAACTCAGATCTAACCGTTGCAAGGATGGTAGAGCAAACAACCAAGATGGTATTTTGCCGTAGAGAGAGTTACCAAATAAATCGAGCACTGTGAGATGTGAAAAGTACATAATTGGTTGAGAAGGAAGAAGACACCCTAGGTTATTATAAGAGAAGTCAAGTACTTGGAGCTGTGACAGGTTGGATATTAATGATGGGAATCCAGCACTCAAATTGTTATTTGCAAGATACAATTGGGTGAGTTGGTTAAGGCTAGGACCAAGGGACGAAAGAATTGCACGAGAGAAGTTGCAGCTGGAGATACTTAGATACTTTAGGGACTTAAGATTGCGCAATTCTCCGAAAAATCCAGTATAAGACAGATCCAACCAAACGAGGGAACTGGTGTTGTAAACAACATCTGGAAGATGACCGGTGAGGGATGGGTTATTGGAAAGATCGAGCTTCGCTAGGTTTGGTAGGCTGAGAATATTATGGCTAATTGGGAGTTCTCCTTGCAGTTCACATTTCCGGAGACTGAGAGATGTGAGAGAAGAAGATAGATTCACGAAGGAATTAACAGGGGTAACTCCAGACATGTCAACTCCGGCAAGAAATAGCTCTCTGATTTCAGTCAGATTGTGAAGGAGCCTTTTGAAGCTTTGAGGTTCATATCTCAGTAAAGCATTGGAAGAGAGATCAAGGGAAATCAATTTGGAAAGGTGGGATAGTTCGGTGGGAATGGGGCCTGCAAATACAGAGTGGGAGAGGTTAAGATGGGTCAAACTGGTAAGTTGGAGCCCAAACTCGGCTGAGACAGGAGACCAATTGAAGTC
It encodes the following:
- the LOC131156500 gene encoding receptor-like protein 7, producing MQMGYWRLQPSSHLPSISCSYFLLFIFFNSQFPISTCFSPFLPFSSSINHSSSSSSSSSSSPPPFGARILCPQDENAALLQFNRLFFIDVHASQECEDSGQNSYPKTRSWKEGSDCCNWFGVTCDWVTGHVVGLDLSCSQLSLKGTVFPSPNSSSNSTSLFSLHHLRSLNLAHNDFNWSPVSAEFGLQLTSLTHLNLSHSVFAGPIPTELSHLSKLISLDLSSNALLRYEPQSFKRLLHNLTEIRELFLAGVDMSGVTPVNSFVNLSSSLTSLSLRKCELQGELPISHNILSLPNLAKLDLSNNPSLTGHLPDVVYNTSSLVWLDLSYTGFFGELRNLKSLKYLSISSCNFSRAILSSLGPSLNQLTQLYLANNNLSAGFPSLISNLSQLQVLDFSYNNLGCLLPSQPIMYFSHLTVLDLFGNSLYGKIPSWLFALPSLQRLDLSWNQLTGPIPKFQSFSFVRIDLSHNKLYGPIPNSILKLLNLIYLDLSSNNLGGILELKFFSILKNLEFLSISNNNLSLTETDNINLSFPNLTELRLSSCNIRKFPNLRGLKNLKYLDLSTNKIAGEIPKWAFNMWSNSLTLLNLSHNFLTRVDKLPWKNLWFLDFQTNMIQGSFLIPPSSMEYFFISNNQLTGDIPSLICNASSLRVLNLSNNSLGGMIPPCLGNFSHFLSVLDLRMNQFKGTIPDTFAKGSTLRNLGLSSNQLEGKLPQSLVNCMELEVLDLANNKIVDTFPYWLGSLPKLHVLILRSNKFHGPIGSIGSSSKTQFSLSELCVVDLSSNNFSGNLPLKHFESWKGMMNVDESKYKLQYISTNAYYQDSMVLTMKGSDFRMEKILTIFTMIDMSNNSFNGKIPKSIGKLKSLRGLNFSHNSLTGDIPMSLGNLTTLEWLDLSSNNLGGEIPKQLASLSTLGVLNLSQNQLFGPIPRSTQFDTFSNSSYSGNLGLCGFPLSKTCRNDNATTPTSFMFQQDDDSHSVSGSFWEAALIGYGFGIVFGLVAGFFMFLTGKPNWFVHIIEGVEKKKVKRLRRSGCK